One Dehalococcoidales bacterium genomic window carries:
- a CDS encoding KH domain-containing protein, which produces MKELVEYIAKSLVNSPDAVVVTEEDGEEGITLKLQVADEDKGRIIGKQGRIAQAIRTLIRVKAAKAGTRATLDII; this is translated from the coding sequence ATGAAAGAACTGGTAGAATACATAGCAAAGTCTCTTGTAAACTCACCGGATGCTGTGGTTGTGACTGAAGAAGACGGAGAAGAGGGAATCACCCTCAAGTTACAGGTTGCCGATGAAGATAAAGGCAGAATAATCGGTAAACAAGGCAGAATTGCCCAAGCAATCAGGACTTTAATCAGAGTGAAAGCCGCCAAAGCCGGAACTCGCGCCACTCTTGATATAATCTAG
- a CDS encoding F0F1 ATP synthase subunit epsilon, translating into MSTIKLDIVTAERSVYSDDVDIVIAPGIEGELGILPNHAPIMTMLQPGELVARKGNEEYSLAISGGFLEVRPEGVIVLADSAERAEEIDIARAEEAKARAEKLMSEKYASGEDIGASEAALRRSLVRLKVAERRKKKTPRY; encoded by the coding sequence ATGAGTACAATTAAATTGGATATCGTAACGGCTGAGCGGTCGGTTTATTCCGATGATGTGGATATCGTTATTGCCCCCGGAATTGAGGGCGAACTCGGTATCCTCCCCAATCATGCGCCGATAATGACTATGCTCCAACCGGGTGAGCTGGTTGCCCGCAAAGGCAACGAAGAGTATTCGCTTGCTATCTCCGGCGGCTTTTTGGAAGTCCGCCCCGAGGGTGTAATTGTTTTAGCCGATTCCGCCGAAAGGGCAGAAGAGATTGATATTGCCAGAGCCGAAGAAGCTAAGGCACGCGCCGAAAAATTGATGTCTGAGAAATATGCCTCAGGCGAAGATATCGGTGCCTCGGAAGCCGCTTTACGCCGCTCTTTGGTCAGACTTAAGGTTGCCGAAAGGCGTAAGAAAAAGACCCCGCGTTATTAA
- the atpD gene encoding F0F1 ATP synthase subunit beta codes for MAKGKVVQVIGSVVDIQFPPDELPALFNAVEIGSGDDKFILEVQSHLGNNWVRCLSFTPTDGLARGVEAVDTGKSIMVPVGEACLGRLFDVTGAALDGRGEVKSEEKWKIHRNPPSFEEQESSVQMLETGIKVIDLITPFAKGGKAGLLGGAGVGKTVVIQELIRNIATEHGGYSVFAGVGERSREGNDLWKEMEESGVLAKTVMVFGQMNELPAVRLRVALTGLTMAEYFRDVQKQDVLMFIDNIYRYTLAGMEVSALLGRMPSAVGYQPTLATEMGMLQDRITSTKQGSITSFQAIYVPADDYTDPGVVATFGHLDSVIALERSLAEQALYPAVDPLASNSRILAPENVGEEHYFVAREVQRILQRYKDLQDVIAILGMEELGEDDKLIVYRARKIQRFLTQPFFVGEVFTGRPGKYVPIAETIRGFREILDGKHDDLPEQAFYMAGTIDDVLEAAEALRAE; via the coding sequence ATGGCAAAAGGAAAAGTTGTCCAAGTTATTGGTTCGGTTGTTGATATTCAATTCCCGCCTGACGAACTGCCCGCACTTTTTAATGCGGTAGAAATCGGCAGCGGCGATGATAAGTTTATCTTGGAAGTCCAGAGTCATCTGGGTAATAACTGGGTGCGATGCCTTTCATTCACCCCGACCGATGGTTTAGCCAGAGGCGTAGAGGCGGTGGATACCGGGAAATCAATTATGGTTCCGGTTGGAGAGGCATGTCTGGGGCGTTTGTTTGACGTTACCGGCGCGGCTTTAGACGGCCGCGGAGAAGTTAAAAGTGAAGAGAAGTGGAAAATCCATCGCAATCCTCCTTCTTTTGAAGAGCAGGAATCTTCTGTTCAAATGCTTGAAACCGGTATTAAAGTTATTGACCTTATCACTCCTTTTGCCAAGGGCGGTAAAGCCGGCCTGTTAGGCGGTGCCGGTGTCGGTAAAACCGTCGTTATTCAGGAACTGATTCGTAATATTGCTACCGAGCACGGCGGTTATTCCGTGTTCGCCGGAGTTGGAGAGCGTTCCAGAGAGGGTAATGACCTCTGGAAAGAAATGGAAGAATCCGGTGTTTTGGCTAAAACCGTTATGGTCTTCGGTCAGATGAACGAGTTGCCTGCGGTGCGTTTACGCGTGGCTCTGACCGGTCTTACAATGGCCGAGTATTTCCGTGATGTCCAAAAGCAAGATGTGTTAATGTTTATTGATAATATTTATCGTTACACACTGGCCGGTATGGAAGTTTCCGCTTTGCTTGGTCGTATGCCTTCGGCGGTTGGTTATCAGCCCACGCTGGCGACTGAGATGGGTATGCTTCAAGACAGAATTACATCCACCAAGCAGGGTTCAATTACTTCATTCCAAGCTATTTATGTTCCCGCCGATGACTATACCGATCCCGGTGTTGTGGCAACTTTTGGTCACCTTGATTCGGTTATTGCTCTGGAAAGATCTTTGGCTGAACAGGCGCTTTATCCGGCGGTTGATCCTCTGGCATCGAACTCGAGGATTTTGGCTCCGGAAAATGTCGGTGAAGAACATTATTTTGTTGCCCGTGAGGTTCAAAGGATTCTGCAAAGATATAAAGACTTGCAAGATGTAATAGCCATTCTCGGTATGGAAGAATTAGGCGAAGACGATAAACTTATTGTTTACCGTGCCCGTAAGATTCAGAGGTTCTTAACTCAACCATTCTTTGTCGGTGAAGTATTTACCGGACGTCCCGGAAAATATGTACCGATTGCCGAAACTATCAGAGGCTTTAGAGAAATTCTTGACGGTAAACACGATGATTTACCGGAGCAGGCTTTCTATATGGCCGGTACTATTGATGACGTTTTGGAAGCTGCCGAAGCATTGAGAGCGGAATAA
- the rpsP gene encoding 30S ribosomal protein S16 has protein sequence MVKIRLRRVGSIKKPAYRVVVADSRSPRDGDFIAIIGQYNPMTDPETVNIDEQEALKWLGQGAQPTVTVSRLLKKAGILDKFKATKEKS, from the coding sequence ATGGTAAAAATCAGATTAAGACGTGTTGGCTCTATTAAAAAACCGGCGTATCGTGTCGTTGTTGCCGATTCGCGTTCACCCAGGGACGGAGATTTTATCGCAATTATCGGGCAGTATAACCCTATGACTGACCCTGAGACGGTAAATATCGACGAACAGGAAGCCCTAAAATGGCTCGGTCAGGGCGCCCAGCCCACGGTTACCGTTAGTCGCCTGCTTAAAAAAGCAGGAATTTTAGATAAGTTTAAGGCGACAAAGGAGAAATCATGA
- the prfB gene encoding peptide chain release factor 2 (programmed frameshift), translating into MSELSNKLEDFKQRISSALVRLDVPAKEKQIAEIEEQILAEDFWQDSAKAQEVMRFLSDLKKTVEQWRGLECKVFDITELAELVADDNEPSLDREINKEIDSIESQIEELEFRLSFSGGYDKNKAIISIYAGAGGVESQDWAEMLLRMYLRWAENKKYNAEVLDISYGEEAGIKTVILSVAQEFAFGYLKSEHGVHRLVRLSPFDADHARHTSFALVEVMPEAEGDVDINIIPDDLKIETFRASGPGGQNVQKTSSAVRITHIPSGTVVSCQSERSQHQNKESAMKILLSRLLKQELEKRALERAKLKGERIVAGWSNQIRSYVLHPYKMVKDHRTDYQTGDPDAVLEGDLDGFINAYLRSGLGDDND; encoded by the exons ATGAGCGAGCTATCGAATAAATTGGAAGATTTTAAACAAAGAATTTCATCAGCATTGGTGCGTCTT GACGTCCCTGCCAAAGAAAAACAGATTGCCGAGATAGAAGAGCAGATTTTAGCGGAAGATTTTTGGCAGGACTCCGCAAAAGCTCAAGAGGTTATGCGCTTTTTGTCCGATCTTAAAAAAACGGTTGAACAATGGCGCGGTTTGGAGTGCAAAGTATTTGACATAACCGAACTGGCGGAGCTTGTTGCCGATGATAATGAACCTTCTTTAGACCGCGAAATCAATAAAGAAATCGATTCCATAGAATCTCAGATTGAAGAACTGGAATTTAGGTTATCTTTTAGCGGCGGTTATGATAAGAACAAAGCCATAATTTCAATTTATGCCGGTGCCGGCGGTGTTGAATCCCAGGATTGGGCCGAGATGCTTTTACGAATGTATCTGCGTTGGGCCGAAAATAAAAAGTACAATGCCGAGGTGCTCGATATTTCCTACGGCGAAGAGGCCGGTATTAAAACCGTTATACTTTCGGTGGCGCAGGAATTTGCTTTCGGGTATTTAAAATCGGAGCACGGGGTGCATCGGCTTGTGCGCCTTTCTCCGTTTGATGCCGATCATGCCCGCCATACTTCGTTTGCCTTGGTTGAGGTAATGCCCGAAGCGGAAGGGGATGTTGATATCAATATTATCCCCGACGACTTAAAAATCGAAACTTTTAGAGCCAGTGGTCCCGGAGGGCAAAACGTGCAAAAAACCAGCAGTGCGGTTAGGATTACTCATATCCCGAGCGGTACGGTGGTTAGCTGTCAAAGCGAGCGTTCTCAGCACCAAAACAAAGAGTCGGCAATGAAGATTTTACTTTCCAGGCTCCTCAAACAAGAGCTTGAAAAACGTGCCTTGGAAAGGGCAAAGCTAAAAGGGGAACGTATCGTTGCCGGTTGGAGCAATCAAATCAGAAGTTATGTTTTACATCCCTATAAAATGGTTAAAGATCACCGCACCGATTACCAAACGGGTGATCCGGACGCGGTCTTGGAAGGTGATTTGGACGGGTTTATTAACGCCTATTTAAGGTCCGGGCTCGGAGATGACAATGATTAA